In a single window of the Dryobates pubescens isolate bDryPub1 chromosome Z, bDryPub1.pri, whole genome shotgun sequence genome:
- the PPP1R3A gene encoding protein phosphatase 1 regulatory subunit 3A has protein sequence MESFEEASQVSSANLLEVPTGNDLSSEDEDTKTDIKHRFSPRPRRKNSASSEEEEADTPTTVARKVSFADAFGFDLVSVKEFETWEIPNIGQNNYIEDEVSPQEEYFFSQLFTLPASQEELLQKVREQKVQLESVMFLPGITCMNGIIRVLNVSFEKVVYVRMTLNNWLSYYDILAEFLPNSCGNETDQFCFKISLVPPYQKDGAKVEFCICYETSVGTFWANNDNKNYTLICHKKETVPTVANKPHTEVTDRQLKGCLKLTQSSKEETLATSVEDMWNNSRTSGTNIPKIVYSEAEDKDTKPANENIKDKNVEYNQGDQEDDEKELELLLNQHFTGARGTSSRDERNLYTAEPVNFPSENEGLEKKLTCIERSSHFHPVHISSSSENTSQEIGGELKDKVKYSPSDYNSQPLGKEVNTASINSREWSLECTGTSARLFPAKYVPGKKQSEAIDIMATVSSRQGHSDISKGETDSASGSKRMERLFISEDTLDGACGIRPETMSPAHDESTQLNAGIAGTLDGNANPAPEHQAPQMSHQTLDSSLSDADKNEGKIKMIESKVRVHLKGDLYADTFAHADISTDSTKSQCTKKTQVGEMAGKNSSTDAGKEKKVIEIADLALIGEEEAPRPFKSHRKHSAKAQNTMPLSAEDNKPPKLAWASSPGDERRSGDTGEHREFMKLRDRGNSGNTNKVRMIGKEREANPMEQRWQETGREVQWGARGNAGPQSTASTKELFVCQEAESCKKSSVSKHGITDEAEAGTAYIIKTTSESAPEKMSASEKTVIVKLPQETVLSDRSTEEKETAFDTHEGRNDGSHYALCQLNTVGVLYDTEFEKESVLDIYNASIPETLQGETLSICNSREKRAKAQPDIGNTSAGEEVKAFATGKKEGSEQSLYSEVSKCSLSTQKDLYSEAGEELCREKSNVGTLSYFHTKAETKIPPSGTNAVPSYHYKSSLVVSSEGSTVVGSRDHLYRHYEFKVIDKVAADSGYNLSLTNEITHINKNPSPDKNEVPSTSDIAISREGRGRNTGQCFHQAEFKQEKPLRPEVLISKPTEEVGGTDSQSHCLIAEGKTLNWLDDSQKESQHISDSADISNMKSEAMKLPRGSSSLKHIACKIVYFLLFLVFAATLYHYDFMICLALYLFSLYWLYCKGGRNNESVKKE, from the exons ATGGAGTCTTTTGAAGAAGCTAGTCAGGTTAGCAGTGCTAACTTATTAGAAGTCCCCACTGGAAATGATTTATCTTCAGAGGATGAAGATACTAAAACTGATATTAAACATCGTTTTTCTCCACGCCCCCGAAGGAAGAATTCTGCTTcttcagaggaagaggaggcagataCCCCCACCACCGTCGCAAGAAAAGTTTCATTTGCTGATGCATTTGGGTTTGATCTTGTGTCTGTCAAAGAGTTTGAAACCTGGGAAATTCCAAATATAGGACAAAACAATTACATAGAAGATGAAGTTTCCCCTCAGGAGGAATATTTTTTCTCTCAGTTGTTTACATTACCTGCTTCACAAGAAGAACTTTTGCAAAAAGTGCGAGAGCAGAAAGTACAATTGGAGTCTGTCATGTTCCTGCCTGGGATTACCTGTATGAATGGTATCATACGAGTCCTCAATGTATCCTTTGAAAAAGTGGTGTATGTTCGAATGACACTGAATAACTGGCTCAGTTATTATGATATCCTTGCAGAGTTCTTGCCTAATTCTTGTGGTAATGAAACTGATCAGTTCTGCTTTAAGATTTCTTTGGTGCCTCCTTACCAGAAAGACGGAGCTAAGGTGGAGTTCTGTATATGCTATGAGACATCGGTTGGTACCTTCTGGGCaaacaatgacaacaaaaatTACACGCTGATTTGTCACAAGAAAGAAACTGTACCCACGGTGGCTAATAAACCACATACAGAGGTTACTGATAGACAACTTAAAGGATGCTTAAAGCTGACACAAAGCAG CAAAGAAGAAACGTTGGCAACATCTGTTGAAGACATGTGGAATAATTCAAGGACTTCAG GCACAAATATCCCAAAGATTGTTTATTCAGAAGCAGAAGACAAAGACACCAAACCAGCTAATGAAAACATAAAAGATAAAAATGTAGAATACAACCAGGGTGATCAGGAAGATGATGAAAAAGAATTAGAGTTGCTG CTAAATCAGCACTTCACAGGAGCTAGAGGTACCTCTTCCAGAGATGAAAGGAATTTATACACAGCAGAACCAGTTAATTTTCCAAGTGAAAATGAAGGATTGGAGAAAAAGCTAACCTGTATAGAAAGAAGCAGTCACTTCCATCCTGTGCATATCAGTTCCTCATCTGAAAACACTTCACAAGAGATAGGAGGAGAATTAAAAGATAAAGTTAAGTATTCCCCAAGTGATTATAATAGTCAGCCATTGGGGAAGGAAGTCAATACTGCCTCAATAAACAGCAGGGAGTGGTCTTTGGAATGTACTGGTACCAGTGCAAGACTTTTTCCAGCAAAATATGTTCCTGGGAAAAAGCAGAGTGAGGCTATCGATATTATGGCTACTGTCTCAAGCCGACAAGGCCACTCAGATATTTCAAAAGGTGAAACAGATAGTGCCTCAGGAAGCAAGAGGATGGAAAGGCTGTTCATCAGTGAGGATACCTTGGATGGGGCCTGTGGAATCAGACCGGAAACCATGTCTCCAGCGCACGATGAATCCACGCAATTAAATGCAGGCATAGCAGGGACGCTGGATGGCAATGCTAATCCAGCTCCAGAACACCAGGCACCGCAAATGTCTCACCAAACACTGGATTCGTCGTTATCAGATGCTgacaaaaatgaaggaaaaatcaAGATGATTGAAAGCAAAGTTCGGGTACATTTGAAAGGAGATTTATATGCCGACACTTTTGCACATGCTGATATCTCAACAGATTCCACAAAAAGCCAATgtactaaaaaaacccaagttgGTGAAATGGCAGGAAAGAACTCTAGCACTgatgcaggaaaggaaaagaaagtaatTGAAATAGCAGACTTAGCACTaattggagaggaggaagcaccCAGGCCTTTCAAGTCACATAGAAAACACTCAGCCAAAGCACAGAACACAATGCCTCTGTCAGCTGAAGACAACAAGCCACCCAAACTTGCATGGGCATCCTCTCCAGGAGATGAAAGGAGATCTGGAGACACTGGAGAACACAGAGAATTCATGAAGTTAAGAGACAGAGGGAACTCAGGCAACACAAATAAAGTAAGAATgataggaaaggaaagagaagcaaaccccatggagcagaggTGGCAAGAAACAGGTAGAGAGGTTCAgtggggagcaagagggaaCGCAGGGCCTCAGAGCACTGCTTCCACAAAGGAGCTGTTTGTCTGCCAGGAGGCAGAGAGTTGTAAAAAGTCTTCTGTCTCCAAGCACGGTATTACAGATGAAGCAGAGGCAGGTACAGCTTATATAATTAAAACAACATCAGAAAGTGCTCCAGAAAAAATGTCTGCCAGTGAAAAAACAGTAATTGTTAAGCTACCTCAAGAGACTGTGCTAAGTGACAGGTccacagaggaaaaggaaacagcGTTTGATACACATGAAGGGAGAAATGATGGTTCACATTATGCTCTTTGTCAACTCAACACAGTGGGTGTATTATACGACACAGAATTTGAAAAGGAATCagttttagatatttataatgCAAGTATACCTGAAACACTGCAAGGAGAAACGCTGTCTATATGCAATAGCAGGGAAAAACGTGCCAAAGCACAACCAGACATTGGCAATACTTCTGCAGGAGAAGAAGTAAAGGCTTTTgccacaggaaagaaagaaggttcGGAACAGAGTTTATATTCAGAAGTATCTAAATGTTCACTGAGCACCCAGAAAGATCTCTACAGTGAGGCAGGAGAAGAGCTCTGTAGGGAAAAAAGTAATGTTGGCACACTTTCCTATTTTCATACTAAAGCTGAAACAAAAATACCACCTTCTGGTACAAATGCTGTGCCCAGTTACCATTACAAAAGCTCTTTGGTGGTATCATCTGAAGGGTCCACTGTGGTGGGAAGTAGGGATCATCTGTATAGACACTACGAATTCAAAGTCATTGACAAGGTTGCTGCTGACTCAGGGTACAATTTAAGTCTAACAAATGAAATCACACATATTAATAAAAACCCCTCTCCTGATAAAAATGAAGTACCTTCCACTTCAGACATAGCAATTTctagagaaggaagaggaaggaataCAGGTCAATGTTTCCATCAAGCAGAGTTCAAACAAGAGAAACCATTGAGGCCAGAGGTATTAATTAGTAAGCCTACTGAAGAAGTTGGAGGGACAGACTCTCAATCTCACTGTTTGATAGCTGAGGGGAAAACATTAAACTGGCTTGATGACTCACAGAAGGAAAGCCAGCACATTTCCGACTCTGCAGATATTTCTAACATGAAGAGTGAAGCAATGAAGTTACCAAGAGGGTCTTCAAGCTTGAAACATATTGCTTGCAAAATAGTTTATTTCTTGCTCTTTCTTGTATTTGCTGCAACACTCTACCACTATGATTTCATGATTTGTCTTGCACTCTACCTGTTCTCCTTGTATTGGCTGTActgcaaaggaggaagaaacaaTGAGTCTGTCAAGAAGGAATAA